AGCTCTCGCCCCCCGGTTATTGGCACCCTAGTTCCGGAAAGCGCTGTAGTACAGGCCCTTTCGGCAGGCCCACATATATCGCACGACGGATGTACATTGACAGACATTGTTATGCCCCCTCATAACGAATCTGGTTCCGGCGACCAAACTCAGCTGGCCCCCTGTCCCCCCTTGGCGGCCAGCCGGCACGTGCGCCGGAGTCATGCCGTGCTTCCCCCGACTTCGACGCAGATGCCAGCCGACCTCCGTCTTTCACGGTAATTTCATGGCGCGGGGCTGTCTTGAAAACCGGGTAATCCGTCCCCGCGTATTCAGCGCCCACTTAATGCGACGTGTGTCCAAGCAGGGCGCAGCTGCGCCCATCTGCGAAAACCTCTCATTGGAAGCCGTGTGGCGCGTCTGTGTACCTGCGTCATCTGAGCCGGTCAACAGAGGGCAAGGGACTGCCCCCGGTTTGGTTGACTCCTGACCTGTGAGGATTCGTCCTTGCTGGAAGGATCGATCTCGTGCCAACACCGTTTCCTGCCGAGTTCCGTGCCGACGTCATCGCCGTGGCCCGCAAGGGCGAGGCGCCGTTGCGCCAGATCGCGAAGGACTTCGGCATCTCGGAGGCCTGCCTGCACCGTTGGCTTAAAATCGCCGACCGCGAGGATGGCCGCGGCCAAACCTCGTCACCGGCCAATGCCGACGAGTTGGCTGCGCAGCTGCGCGAGGCGCACAAGCGGATCAAACTCCTCGAGCAGGAAGCGGAAGTGATGCGCCGCGCGGTCGGCTATCTGTCCCGGGATGCCAACCCAAAATGATGTACCCGCTGGTCCTCGACCTTGCCGCTGACGGCGTGCCCGTCACGGTGACCTGCCGGGTCCTGGGATTCTCCACCCAGGCGTTCTACAAGTGGCGCAAAGCACCCCTGACGCAGCGCGATTGGGACGACGCGCACCTGATCAACGCCGCCCGCGACATCCACACTGATGATCCGGCCTTCGGATACCGGTTCATCGCCGACGAACTTCCTCGGCGCGGGATCACGGCCGGCGAGAACCGGGTCGCGCGGTTGTGTTCCCAGGAGCGCATCTGGTCGATCTTCGCCAAGAAGCGTGGACTGAAC
This DNA window, taken from Mycolicibacterium sp. MU0050, encodes the following:
- a CDS encoding IS3 family transposase (programmed frameshift), whose protein sequence is MPTPFPAEFRADVIAVARKGEAPLRQIAKDFGISEACLHRWLKIADREDGRGQTSSPANADELAAQLREAHKRIKLLEQEAEVMRRAVGYLSRDANPKMMYPLVLDLAADGVPVTVTCRVLGFSTQAFYKWRKAPLTQRDWDDAHLINAARDIHTDDPAFGYRFIADELPRRGITAGENRVARLCSQERIWSIFAKKRGLNRRSGPPVHDDLVQRQFSAEAADQVWLADITEHRTDEGKLYLCAIKDVFSNRIVGYSIDSRMKSMLAVAALDHAVALRSPVDTIVHSDRGSQFRSRKFVHALSHNGLHGSMGRVGACGDNAAMESFFALLQRNVLDRQRWTTRAELRLAIVTWIERTYHRRRRQRALGRLTPIEFELLHTPVATAA